The following are encoded together in the Macadamia integrifolia cultivar HAES 741 chromosome 10, SCU_Mint_v3, whole genome shotgun sequence genome:
- the LOC122091603 gene encoding wax ester synthase/diacylglycerol acyltransferase 4-like translates to MDQLPESRPPWEVHAIMYPTTNATMSLVFRLNHALGDGYSLMSGMFSSFRRTDNPSLPITFPSSSLSSSSSTTTASMYGRMNSLSKMSSFISRCLNTVSDSIITLLQGMFLEDDKTTIRSATPRVEFELKTIASVVFNLDEIRQLKNIVGCTVNDVIIGLISFTIHLYMQRLEPGSGHKRVSALVLMNMRTLKGYQNVEDLLKAKEWGNQFGLLSISLPLFKDSENVSPLEFIVQAKKEMGKKKNSAGIYFSAILMNVLKNIISSKVVAGLMHSTCKHTSIGISNIIGPMQKVALAGNPVNGFYFTVGGIPQSLSFTVMSYNQKLRVITAAEKGFIDSELLISCMKEAFGNIVEAARRK, encoded by the exons ATGGATCAGCTTCCTGAGAGTAGGCCTCCATGGGAAGTCCATGCGATCATGTATCCCACAACTAATGCCACTATGTCTCTAGTGTTTAGACTGAACCATGCACTTGGAGATGGCTACTCACTAATGAGTGGAATGTTTTCATCCTTTAGAAGGACAGATAATCCTTCACTTCCTAtcacttttccttcttcttccttgtcttcCTCGTCGTCGACGACGACGGCATCTATGTATGGAAGGATGAACAGTTTATCCAAAATGTCAAGTTTCATCTCTAGGTGCCTTAACACAGTTTCGGACTCTATTATTACATTGTTGCAAGGCATGTTCTTAGAAGATGATAAGACGACCATCAGGTCGGCTACACCTCGAGTGGAGTTTGAGCTCAAGACTATTGCATCGGTTGTATTCAACCTTGATGAAATAAGGCAACTTAAGAACATAGTTGGATGT ACTGTTAATGATGTAATCATTGGGTTGATATCCTTCACAATTCACCTGTACATGCAAAGGTTGGAACCAGGTTCTGGCCACAAGCGTGTGTCTGCTTTGGTGCTTATGAACATGAGAACGTTGAAAGGATATCAAAATGTGGAAGATTTGTTAAAAGCTAAGGAATGGGGCAACCAATTTGGCTTATTAAGTATATCACTTCCTCTATTTAAAGATTCTGAAAACGTGAGTCCCCTTGAGTTCATCGTCCAAGCGAAGAAGGAGATGGGTAAAAAGAAGAATTCAGCTGGTATTTATTTCTCTGCTATACTAATGAATGTTTTGAAGAACATTATCAGCTCAAAG GTAGTTGCTGGATTGATGCATTCGACATGTAAACATACAAGCATTGGGATTTCTAATATAATTGGTCCAATGCAAAAGGTGGCACTCGCAGGCAATCCAGTTAATGGCTTCTACTTCACTGTAGGAGGTATTCCACAG AGCCTTTCCTTCACAGTGATGAGTTACAATCAAAAGCTAAGAGTGATAACAGCAGCAGAAAAAGGGTTTATTGATTCTGAATTGCTTATCTCGTGCATGAAGGAGGCTTTTGGAAATATTGTAGAAGCAGCACGTAGAAAgtga
- the LOC122091604 gene encoding protein INVOLVED IN DE NOVO 2-like: protein MAARVGGIPGTVYANESPKESAQEIRGDHHHGELGVSESPSGWNNDVFVWPWTAIVVNLPTDCKDGIYVGESCSKLREQFIQKGFKPLRVCHLWNYQGHSGTAIVEFNKDWSGFNNAMAFERAYEADHHGKIEWHGRKHKGSSIYAWVSREDDYKSGGIIGEELQKYGDLKTISDIVAEDERKNKLVSSLTNVIEIKDKHLNEMECKFTESTLSLSRLMDEKDELQQLYNENERA, encoded by the exons ATGGCCGCAAGAGTTGGAGGTATTCCAGGGACTGTTTACGCCAACGAATCCCCAAAGGAATCTGCCCAAGAGATAAGAGGTGACCATCATCATGGAG AACTTGGCGTTTCTGAATCCCCAAGTGGTTGGAACAATGATGTATTTGTTTGGCCTTGGACTGCAATTGTTGTTAACCTTCCAACTGATTGCAAGGATGGAATATATGTGGGGGAAAGTTGTTCCAAGCTGAGGGAGCAGTTCATACAGAAAGGATTTAAACCTCTGAGGGTGTGTCATTTGTGGAATTATCAGGGTCATTCAGGGACTGCCATTGTGGAGTTCAACAAAGATTGGTCGGGATTTAACAATGCAATGGCATTTGAGAGGGCATATGAAGCAGATCATCATGGGAAAATAGAGTGGCATGGAAGAAAACACAAAGGGTCCAGTATATATGCTTGGGTTTCCCGTGAAGATGACTACAAATCTGGGGGGATTATAGGGGAGGAACTCCAAAAATATGGAGATTTGAAAACCATTTCTGATATTGTGGCGGAAGATGAACGGAAGAATAAACTTGTTTCAAGTCTTACTAATGTGATTGAAATCAAGGATAAGCACTTGAATGAAATGGAGTGCAAATTCACTGAGAGTACTCTGTCTCTCAGCCGTTTGATGGATGAGAAAGATGAGCTACAACAACTATATAATGAAA ATGAAAGAGCATGA